Genomic segment of Musa acuminata AAA Group cultivar baxijiao unplaced genomic scaffold, Cavendish_Baxijiao_AAA HiC_scaffold_946, whole genome shotgun sequence:
accagtccgtaaattgttaaagcttccataaaagctagactaagcaataaagtacctcgtattttaccctctgcttctggttgtctcgcaataccttctacagcttggcctgcagcagtaccttgaccaactccaggtccaatagaagcaagccccacggccaatccagcagcaataacggaagcggcagaaatcagtggattcatggtaagttcctcgcacaaaaaaaaagaaatggttaatgatacaatcaaccaatgaattattactcattttatcattaagatccagcggtccgaagtaactaaaaactccgaattgaaatgataatattactaaattactgaactgaatcgtcacaactatctcgtttttacccataatggagtttttgtaaatccatatgcatacagttctaactattgtatttctttgtttcgaaccactctttcatttaattcttcgttctttactacaccattcttgagttcatctctttgttcattcaatccacaatcacagacaaaatagaaggactgatattgaaatccgtctaaatggagtgtgactaaatgcagtgtgagctgcaatcaatatcaatcaaattaataccaatacaaatcaatatcaatatatcaatatgtagtaatataaaagtatgtagtagtaccaatatcaatatatagtaataattaatactaataattatcgataatataattataaatgattatattaactaatacttaattgatacttagatattttacatatgaatattaatacttatattaatattaactattaaactaattattaatgttaactaatacttattttattacttatatttatttacttatatttatttatttatttattattatttattattatatttattatattattattatattaatattattattatattatattatcattataggattatattatgtataggattatattttatattatgtataggattatattatgattacagagtagaagttatgattataaaaatagtaatagtatgtaattaagtaatagcatgtaattaagtaatagcatgtaattatgtaatatagtgatgttatataggatgatagggatagccttatataactaatgaatatctaatgtcattctaatatgacatatatatttgtttcttccataacgtaaaccacccgcattttttttagattaaatcggattctagaatcattcctagaaacatagacggggtccgagcttatagacattacatacatctagtataacctccccaacccttctttttttttttacaattctgtaataccgtccatcttttctcctaaaactctaagtcatatagtaatacgttattatgttccccaaccaattggattatcttgaaccacgcatgaattgggataaacttacttaataataataataaaaaataataataaaaagactatTTTGAAAGCTAGTCAATGATGACCCTCCATGGATTCACCTATATAAGCCGCAGCTAACGTTGCAAAAATAAGAGCTTGAATACCACTTGTAAATAATCCAAGAAACATGACAGGTATAGGAACTACTGAAGGGACTAAAGAAACAAGAACGACAACTACTAATTCATCAGCCAATATATTCCCGAAAAGTCGAAAACTAAGAGATAAGGGTTTTGTGAAATCTTCTAGGATGTTAATTGGTAAAAGTATTGGAGTTGGTTGAATGTATTTCCCAAAATAACCCAATCCTTTTTTGCTAAGACCCGCATAAAAATATGCGACTGACGTGAGTAAAGCTAAAGCAACAGTAGTATTTATATCATTCGTGGGCGCAGCTAACTCCCCATGAGGTAACTGTATAATTTTCCAAGGTAAAAGAGCACCTGACCagttagaaacaaaaataaataggaacatagttccaataaagggaacccaaggaccatattcttctccaatctgggttttgctcaagtctcgaataaattcaaggacatattcgaagaaattctgaccgccggtcggaatggtttgtggattccgaacagctaggatcaccgaacctaataagatagcaattactacccaagaagtgataagtacttgggcatggacttgtaaacctcctatttgccaatagaaatgttggcctacttctacacccgatatatcgtataaccccttgagtgttttaatggaacatggtataacattcatatggtcctctaacaaaaattgaacttcaaaaaataaattattttgattcaaccatctctttctcaactcaccaacttgaatcactaattgtattcatcaatcgtatatttaggatatcaagaaattacataggataccaagaaatcacataacatcataacatattatcaatatgcccacatttccattttgttttttcttttttttaattcaagaatagtaaccgatccaataaatctataaaatccccaaataattaactaattattCTTAATCATAATCAACGATTTCTTATATAGCTACAACGGCCCTCACAAATTGCGGATACTAATTTGTTAAGAACCAATCGGATTGAAGCTATAGCGTCATCATTGGCTGGGATCGAAATATCTGCGAGATCGGGGTCACAATTTGTATCGATTAAACAAATCGTCGGAATCCCTAAAATTACACATTCTCGAAGAGCCATATATTCTTCTTGCTGATCAACGATGATCACAATATCAGGCAATCCCGTCATATATTTGATACCGCCGAGATATGTTTGCAAGGCAGATAATTTTCTCTTCAACATTGCGGCATCTCTTTTGGGAAGACGGTTGAGTTTCCCCATCTTTTGTTCTGCTCTTAAATCCCTGAACTTTTGAAGTCTCGTTTCCGTAGTAGACCAATTCGTTAACATACCACCGAGCcattttttattaacataatgacaccgggcccttattgcagctgatgctactgaatccgctgctttatttttggtaccaacaattaagaagttttttcccctacttgctgcatcaaaaactaaatcacaggcttctgataaaaaacgagccgttctagtgagatttgtaatatgaatacctttacgctttgcagagatgtaaggggccattctaggattccatttcttagtaccatgaccaaaatgaactccggcctccatcatctcttccaaattgatgttccaatatcttcttgtcatttttccccacacttcctttttgttttttcttttttatttttttaacaaagagacgaggtactttgaaataaataattgttccGATGGAACCTTCTACCGGGAATTAACCGTTGATACACGGTACAAACCATTAATgtcttttaattacttattttttttttaccaaatcaatactcggaccagatagttaagttaaaagacagatagttaaaagtgaaaagatagttaaagtaaaagaatctgctcttaggaatcatgaaatcgcgtaaacgattgttctgatgtctcatggaaatgggacgtaagaacaaaataattctctatggtgtaacaaaatatctctcatttccaaatcgaatagattctttcttttgatttccaaataaatgttcttgtcttgccttgaacggtgcactaattttttgaatccggtaccaacgggtataatcccacccagaacaacgttctctttcaggcctttcaaccaatcaatacgacctcgtagagcagcttttgctaaaactcgagcggtttcttgaaaacttgcttcggatatgaaactttgagtattcaaagatgccctcgttattcccaataggattgcccgataagagatcgcttcgtccaaagcgcgccccgctcgttccgctcgcaacaatccgattaattccccaggtgaaaaaacattagacattccatcttctgaaaccaacacttttgatgttacttgacgtacaataatctctatatgtctattatggatctgtaccccctgggatcgataaaccttttggattttattaaccaaagagatacgactttgaactatggttagctccgcttgaatcaagaatccccaggggattccaagaatttttggtataccttcgttccaaccttcaactctcctttcgaggttcatcgatattgaatcaatagaacgtacttctaagatttgttccacttttggaagaccttgcgttatgtcaccagatctcgatttttcatatataaatgtaactaatgtatctccttcgtaaaagatttctccataatggccatgaacagtagctcctggagtggccaaatagggcttagccgatcttataactaaggagtcaacatgaacaattatgatctgaccagatttttctacgtgtggttcgtatttgaatagacatacattttcacaaaaaaattgtccaagacgaatttttttagatgtctcttcccaataatcgtgatggagaaagtgccaattcaaatggaatggattcaaaatgatgttactgcatggatcggggttataaatcctcctattttcatctattaaacagtatttaagtacttgaagtacttggaaagtctgttgaaaattgtcaagtagcaaatatttctttaacaagatctgattataagttattaaatggtaagatgaatagaaatttgctattttaggtacaatagtgcctaagggacccagcaaatccttaattgggattatgggatccgattcttttgtcatattgttatattttgaaccattgaatgggccaattcgaaaacaattggatgatgacaaaattatcaaagattggcattccttatttcgatttaacaatgtaccaatagtaccttgatgttgggtaagtgattgaatcctggccttgtaaaaaaaaggattgatatttgtgcgatctaatccattatcggaaatcaatccggaacttgccctatcatatctttttccggtatacgaaatagtggacttgactaactcaattcttatgaaatctcgaatcagatcatttgttcttacctcaacaaaggaagcgtgaacctcttccggagaacctttttgctcttgatcccaattcaatactaagcaagtccgaactaattgaatacttgtgtgagaaattcctcgaattgacttgccatttccatgaaggatataattgacaactctaagttggacattatccttttcccgcaggagatcttgaggaaaaagtgttgctaaatttatgccatcagctatttcatatgtgactacgggtcgaaccaaaacaaaatactttttcttggtaggtgtgatccgttggacatagatccaatttttccatttttttgattccttagaaatttttttttctgtttccggtggtatcaaaatgccgctgtgcctggatatcttatctgcctctccaggaaaataaatatctccggaaaatatttttagttcaatattttttttttttctctccactcggactaatccgcctactcgacttcttgtatttaaagcgagttgtgtatctactccaatgatactattgttccggaccattatcaacgaagatccgggtaagatatgcacttcttcgagaatgaaaaaaaaccgatctactttcgtttggtatttcggactaaattcttttggtcctcgatactcaatcaaatcctctttttttatgattgaattgacctctacggttccatatttagtaattcctgaattgcttcttctgtatcgtggatcatcaaaataagcaagaatactatttctacgtaaaataccctgttttggtatttcgatcgaaataccaaaacagggtattagttctttctctcgttcttgattgtattgtaatgggatgatgaatctatttcttcgctttttcgccaagaaataagaattcccttggataatagaaggatatatgaaattcaaatgaccattagacatcgtttgatcaggtcttattgaatagtcaataattttcttatcttttttaccagaagtatccaacaatttatgtcttattcgaccattagtcattgataggtcagagatatatctttcttcgacagaaaaagaataaacattcatttgatcttgatccttgtggagcgaaaaagacactatactggatctgcacggacctcccgctaatatccataaatgactcgtttttgataatagatgaacattaccatatgtatattcaggtgcatggtggacatcggtactccagtgcatttctccctctgattcagaataaatatgttttcgtaccttctctttaaaatgaaaagtggacgttccagcacgaatctcagcaatcacttgttctgattctacatattgattattttgaactaaaataaaactttttggtggaatatttacattatgtagaatatcccgactctcaatagttacatacaagtctatagaacatagaaaagcaggatgcccatgacgggtacgtgtgggatgaaccaaatcctcattgaattttatttttccattagaaggagctcgtacatgctcggcagtaccgcctgtgaatactccaccggtatgaaaagttcttaatgttagttgagttcctggttccccaattgattgacccgcaataatacctacagcttctcccaattcgaccaggtcgccatgagtaggactccgaccataacataattggcagatccaagatgtactcctgcaagtaaagggggttcgaatatatattggttgtgctcgaaaggttatgaatcgattgacaagtccaatcccaatatcttgatttcgagtggcaaggcatcgtagaccgatatatatcgtccgctaatacacgaccaattagtgtttggacaaaaattttttccgtcatcccatttcgaggactcacggaaatacctcggatagtgccacaatctgttctacgtacaataatatgttgaactacttcaacaagtctacgtgtgaggtatccagcatctgatgttcgtacagcagtatctacaactcctttgcgggctccataacaggaaattatatattctgtcaaagaaagtccttcacgtaaattgctttgaatgggtaaatcaatcatttgtccttggggatccgacattaatcctctcatacctactaattggtgtatctgagatgcatttcccctagctcccgaaaaggacattagatatactggattagaaggatcagtcatccgaaaattaggattcatttcttgtctcaaatattcacttgtagcataccatatctcaatggattgacgtaatttttctaccgcgtgtacattcccataatgatggtgtttatccaaaataaaactttgttgttcagcgtcttggactaaccatcccttagaagggattgttaaaagatcatcaattcctaatgaaatagatgtagcagtggcttgttggaaacccaaagtctttacttgatccaagatatgtgatgtatatgccattccgaaatgatctattaacctgctaataagtcgtttcataacagttccatttatcactttattgtgaaagaccagatcggcccgttctgccataagtacagtacctcttatatttattctgctaagTAGGATTCGACAATGGACCTGAGTTAGTGATTCGAAAACTTCCTTTCCTCAATCTCAATCTTGATTCACGCAGAAATTCAGAAATTATGATACCAGTGAAATTGGGGAGACCCGAATTCCCATGGGCACGAACATCGCCTAATCTGATTTCTTAGTTTAGATAGCGTATGAGTAGGCTCGACAAAACCCCTGTATGGCTTCTTCTATTTCccgataaaaagaaatatgaccaagagtagttcgaatgtatatacaacggatttcctttgttacacttccttctattagatagtgcccataaatctcatgataagtACCCAAAGATTCATATTGAACTTCGATGGGAACTTCTCTTGAGCCAATGACACGTTGATCTAGTCTCCATCGGAGCCACAAAGGACTATCTAAACTAATTCGTTTCTGTTGATAAGCTCCAAGTGCATCATAGGAACTAGAAAAATAGGGTTCTTTCTtttccgtatacctatagtcattttttttattgtcaacctttttattttggtagtttccgcaactatatctatatggattatacctatttgcacaaatacctcgacgattcccgatcgttaataaatagagtccgataagcatatcttgagttggtacggaaataggatccccaatagctggagacaagagattcatatgagaaaacataagtaaacgagcctccgcttgagcttccaaagataaaggtacatgaacagccatttgatccccatcaaagtCTGCATTGAAACCCTTACAAACTAATGGATGTAAACAAATAGCGCGTCCCTCCACTAAAAAGGGTTGGAACGCCTGTATGCCTAATCTGTGCAGGGTGGGTGCTCTATTCAATAATACAGGATGCCCCCGCATAACTTCTTGAAGTATTTCCCATACAATGGGTTCTTTTTCCCGAATTTTACTTTTAGCAATTCCTATGTTAGAAGCAACATGTTGTCTGATTAGACCACGAATTACAAATGTTTGGAAAAGCTCTATTGCTATTTCTCGAGGTAATCCACACTGATGTAATGAAAGCGAAGGACCCACGACAATGACGGAACGTCCCGAATAATCGACACGTTTACCAAGCAGAGTCTCACGAAATCTTCCCTCTTTGCCTTCAATTACATCTGAAAATGACTTGTAAACtttattatgaccatccctcattggttgtccacggatcccattatcaagaagtgtatccacggcctcttgtaccaatttctcctgacacattactaattcccctggcgtagatctacttgttgctaatagatcggtaagagtattattccgatagataactcgtctatagagttcattaatatccgaactcattagtttacccccatctatctgaatgattggtctcaactcgggaggaagaactggtaataagcacaaaaccatccattctggttctacatttgttcgaataaaatgtttagctaattccatgcgtctaaccaaaaaatcctttcttcttctaatttttctatcttcccattcatttccagtggacccctcctcccctaattccttccattctactaatgaattacccgtaataattcgcaaatctgaatcggctaattgttctctgatagcacctgctcctgtagagatttctcgatttcgaaatgtctcgaagccttgggtagtaaaaaaaagtggtatgctgtatttccgagattggatttcatattcgaataaacctcgtaatcgtaagaaagtaggttttttcgctatgggcctagcaaaagaaaaatcgagataggttcctgtaggattggattcccccttttaaaatcggacgtgaaggtttcctttcatccggctcaagtagttacctcaaaaaggggattctttcttatttaaaaagtttgttcgaaaaaccctacaaacaaagaactactccttactcaagttcccactaaggaccaacgattcattcttctttttttactttcattttccgaATTACTTATGACAAAATAAAAATGTAGGATTTTTGAGTAGTCTACTTCCCGTCAAATGATGAATCCCCTTAAAAGAATACTTTGGGACTCGTAAGGGATTTACTTGTCTATATATCGTTCTATTCGATCCTTTAGGTCCCTACTCACCTCGATGGTTATCCCATGATGCCCCTTGAAGCATATATGCGATAGATAGACTTCTGTAACCATACTATATTTGCTTGCTTAAACGGAATCTCTCTATAAAGAAATGGAATAGCTGATTCCACAAAAAAGTGTTTTTTCACGAGGTATAACTAGCAATTCCTATTTATACGGAATCGACCATGGATCAATTCCCCTTGCATTTGGAAGTATTGAATACACCTATAATTCTGAGTTTCGTGTTACTTTTACTTCTCCCAAAACACATGTCAGAGCCGGGGGCACCCCAATCGGATTGAATGGGATGACAGTTTCTCAGTCCGAATCTGTAAaacgaaaattttgatcaaatcacACATCGCAGTATACTAGGCCTTCTAATTCCTTAAGGGGTTTATCTAAAAGATTCGCGATATAACTAGGAAGACGTTTCAAATACCACACATGAGTCACTGGACATGCGAGTTTGATGTATCCCATTTGATATCTTCGTATCCGAGAATCAACAAATTCCACCCCGCATTGTTCACAAAATTTCGGGTCTTCTTTTTCAGCtccaatcactcgataatttccaCAAGCACAAATTCCACTTTTTATGGGCCCAGAGATTCTTTCACAAAACAATCCATCTTTTTCTGGTTTATTGGTCTTATAATGAAACGTATAGGGCTTTGTCACCTCTCCAACTATCTCTCCATTAGGTAAAATTTTGTTGGCCCAAGCCTTTATTTGTTGAGGAGAAACTAGTCCAATTCGAAGTTGTTGATGTTTATACCGGTCAATCATAGAATAGAAATTCTGATTCATTCAGATCAAGCTTCCTTCCTATTAATCTGGAAGTTCTTCTCAGATACAAGGAAATGATTCAGTTCTAGAGCTAAAGATCGTAGTTCTCGAACGAGCAATCGAAAAGATTCTGGAGCATCTTCTGGGTTagatactcttcctccaatgatcGTAGCACCAAGTACTTCTTGACGAGCTCTAATATGATCAGATTTATAAGTAAGCATCTCTTGTAAAATATGAGCAACACCAAATCCCTCTAGAGCCCAAACTTCCATTTCCCCTACTCGTTGTCCCCCTTGCTTC
This window contains:
- the LOC135665140 gene encoding ATP synthase subunit a, chloroplastic; protein product: MNVIPCSIKTLKGLYDISGVEVGQHFYWQIGGLQVHAQVLITSWVVIAILLGSVILAVRNPQTIPTGGQNFFEYVLEFIRDLSKTQIGEEYGPWVPFIGTMFLFIFVSNWSGALLPWKIIQLPHGELAAPTNDINTTVALALLTSVAYFYAGLSKKGLGYFGKYIQPTPILLPINILEDFTKPLSLSFRLFGNILADELVVVVLVSLVPSVVPIPVMFLGLFTSGIQALIFATLAAAYIGESMEGHH
- the LOC135665137 gene encoding DNA-directed RNA polymerase subunit beta', producing the protein MNQNFYSMIDRYKHQQLRIGLVSPQQIKAWANKILPNGEIVGEVTKPYTFHYKTNKPEKDGLFCERISGPIKSGICACGNYRVIGAEKEDPKFCEQCGVEFVDSRIRRYQMGYIKLACPVTHVWYLKRLPSYIANLLDKPLKELEGLVYCDFSFARPIAKKPTFLRLRGLFEYEIQSRKYSIPLFFTTQGFETFRNREISTGAGAIREQLADSDLRIITGNSLVEWKELGEEGSTGNEWEDRKIRRRKDFLVRRMELAKHFIRTNVEPEWMVLCLLPVLPPELRPIIQIDGGKLMSSDINELYRRVIYRNNTLTDLLATSRSTPGELVMCQEKLVQEAVDTLLDNGIRGQPMRDGHNKVYKSFSDVIEGKEGRFRETLLGKRVDYSGRSVIVVGPSLSLHQCGLPREIAIELFQTFVIRGLIRQHVASNIGIAKSKIREKEPIVWEILQEVMRGHPVLLNRAPTLHRLGIQAFQPFLVEGRAICLHPLVCKGFNADFDGDQMAVHVPLSLEAQAEARLLMFSHMNLLSPAIGDPISVPTQDMLIGLYLLTIGNRRGICANRYNPYRYSCGNYQNKKVDNKKNDYRYTEKKEPYFSSSYDALGAYQQKRISLDSPLWLRWRLDQRVIGSREVPIEVQYESLGTYHEIYGHYLIEGSVTKEIRCIYIRTTLGHISFYREIEEAIQGFCRAYSYAI